The following is a genomic window from Trichomycterus rosablanca isolate fTriRos1 chromosome 24, fTriRos1.hap1, whole genome shotgun sequence.
TGTCCTCCAAAGTCATCCAGGTCAAGTGTCCATACTGATGCCCCACCAAGGTTCATAGAGGTGAGCCACTCAACCTAAGAGACAAAACAGATGGTCTAAGAGGGTCATACAAATACAACTACGTCTTAATAAGATTAATAAGATTTCTTTACCTTGGCAGCAATGCTTTCTTGGTTGTCGTATCCTACCCAAGACTTTCCTTGGACGGCATAGGGGACGCTCTGCTCACTGATCCATTCAACCTTTGCTGCTGCTGCGAAGGTGCAGATCTGCGGACCAAATTGCCCCTTATTACTTACTCAGGCTAAATATGGCAGCTTTCTCTATTTAAATACTATATTTCATCATTAACTGATAATTAACTGATGATCACCTCATAATATGACCAGTAACCCGCATCACGTGTGTAAGGGCCAGCATCAGCTGGACCATTGCTTGGTGCACCAAGGCCTGTTGCGGAGGTGGTGAGCAGAAAAGTGCGTCCATACGTGGGCAAACCCAAGAGCAGCTTCTTAGGTGATGCACCTTTACTCATCCAATGGGACACTGTATAATTCTAAACAAAGTATAGAAGTAAATTAATAATCAAGCCAAGTATTATAGCTGTTTTCTTCTAATGAAAGATATTGAATATAGGGTTTGCTCTTACAATATTGTGGTAGACGTGGTTTCCTATATCCTTGGAACTCCTAAACAGGGGGCTGTTGTGACCAGTAGCCTTCTCCCATGAACCATGGTAGTCATAGGTCATAATGCTCAGGAAGTCTACTTCGCTGTAATGATAAAAACACTGTATAATAAGCAACCTTTCATGGGTTTATATGATTTCATAATGCATTAAATATGTCTATGAAGTACCTTGTGATTTCTGGCACGTCATAAGCAATATTTATGGTGGACCATATGGCAGCGACTTTGGCTGAAAGCAGCAGCGGGGTCTTTTTGGTATCGATGGCTTCCTGCTTAATGGACTTTCTCAGCTCCTGAAGAAGAAGCAACATAACCAAAATCATGGTTTAGAAAAGGAAAACTAACAATGCAATGATAGTAGAAATTATCCTCAGCAAGCTGTGGATTCCAATAACAGTCGCAATGACCAAAACTATTCCACTTTCAATGGGTGCAGAgcgtagctcatgaaggaagtcacgttctgtgagctggcttggtgggtatataaggtgtggaaTGCACTCTCAACCGATTTGGGTATGACTCCATCCTTGCAGATCATGTACACCCATACATGTTTTCTAGCAAGACAATGCTACACGCCACACGACTAGAAATTCcccacattggttggaagagcatgactaAGACTTTCAAGTATTACCCTGGCCCtataattccccagacttgaacccaattgagcatctgtgggaccaccttgatggtcgtgttcgctctatggatcctccctaTGCCCCCTCCAGCAAGTGTGGGATGCACTGcggtcagcatggctccagatacctgtgacaacctccCAGCCCATCTAGCTGCTATTACTCCGGATATTAGCtgatggtcataataatgtggctCGACAGTGTATATATTATCAAATCTATTAAAGTATCAATAGTAATAACATCTGTCTAATGGAACTATTCTGCAACACCCTCTGGCAATTTGTAAGACATGGGGTGAGTCATTTTGTATAATAATGTCATTTTGTGTAATTTCTACAGTAGTGACTCCCAAAGTAGTCCTACCAAATGGCTAACTATTCTGTTTAGTGCAATGTAGTGTACAACATAATAGCCTCTACGTTTTTGGTAGTGCCTTTTATGAACAGTAGCTACTGTACCTGTACAAGAGCAGTGAATCTTTGCCTGTCGTCAAGAGGGCTGCCGTTATGTCCAGGGAACTCCCAGGCCAGATCAATGCCATCGAAGTCGTGAGCGCGGAGGAAGAGCAGAGCAGAACGAATGAAGGCCTGACGGTTGGCTGGACTGGACACCACGCTAATAAACCTGATGAAGAAGTGATCTGCGTGAGCTGGTTGTTATTGTTGACAGACAGGCTAAGTTCTTCGTTTAGACTTGTTTACCAACttaatatttcatttcagttgaTTTCATTGGGACTAATCGCAAACTGGTAACCACCTGAGATGCCATGAAGATTTAGCAACACCCTAGGAACTACACATAACAGCCCAGCAAACACCTAGTAACACCTAACAGTTAATCCACACCACATCACAACTCTAGCAATCATCTGGAATAGCACTGCAACCATCTAGCAACACTACGGCAAATCCTTAtcaacaccctagcaaccacctgagaTACTTTGGCATACTTAATTCATTATAAAGCTATAGAGTACATAAAGGAAGTCTTGGGAGAAACAGGTAACAATTGGGAGCAGATAGACAGATTTAGCAACACCCTAGGAACTACACAtaactacggtggccgagaagtgcaaaacaaatttacatttcagaaaacaaaattacaaaaaaactaaaacaaatttacaacaaaagcaaaaacaaatttacaagtgctcgggtacccagtgtttgtaaatttgttttggcatatgtaaaagtgtttcagcacttgtaaatttattttcggcatatgtaattttgttttctaaaatgtatatttgttttgcacttcccggccgcacatttctgacggaaaaggcagggacaataacaccggaagtgcgtgttgcttacctgctgtcaatcaaactgtttctccgcgataaagtgaacggagtttgtgatggtgacgataaacaaggttttgtctagtttgtggaaatcattttatccagttgacccgctattgtttttcttgtggaaagttttgtgcagatgtttagacgtggcgtgtgcatctctatctaccgtccgctcttctaaacatctaaggaattcccacaagaacaacaaaagcgaaataatgaaaataattaacacaaaatggacaaaacattgtttattagggacggaacatttgataccgaggctttaaagcttgtttcacttttgtaacactggactcagtgtatcggagctcgtattaaagcagcatgtgcgggactgatgaagctttgtgctgagttttatcacactcactatataagagacaatcaaaccagggttacccaccgtcctgtaacatacacaatccttctttatctggagaccaaACGCCGGGTTtagtactgaactgatacaggacgctttgttccgtatttttatcaatgggagactgagggaattatattaagtagtgttcacttttattcttagtaacggtgtgtgtgcgctggttatagcagcaggggggaccttacacagtcatgagaacaaaggttttatttatggtgtttaaaatttattattttcattctttataataagtcagaaccatattttaggcaaaacaacgcactcctcccactgtgctacacatacagcggtttattaaacaggttatgtcacgttactaagaataaaagtgaacactacttaatataatgaattaagcagcagtttccttctgttttatacacatcacactgtctcccattgataaaaatacgga
Proteins encoded in this region:
- the chia.1 gene encoding chitinase, acidic.1, with product MMKLTLIAGICIVLSTCSSTKLVCYLANWSQYRPGNGRFTPDNVDPFLCTHVIYTLATISPDHQVKPIEWNDEDMYKKLNSLKTVNPALKTLLSVGGLYNGISPFISVVSSPANRQAFIRSALLFLRAHDFDGIDLAWEFPGHNGSPLDDRQRFTALVQELRKSIKQEAIDTKKTPLLLSAKVAAIWSTINIAYDVPEITSEVDFLSIMTYDYHGSWEKATGHNSPLFRSSKDIGNHVYHNINYTVSHWMSKGASPKKLLLGLPTYGRTFLLTTSATGLGAPSNGPADAGPYTRDAGYWSYYEICTFAAAAKVEWISEQSVPYAVQGKSWVGYDNQESIAAKVEWLTSMNLGGASVWTLDLDDFGGHFCSAGAYPLVNNLRNSLGFPPKPTTTRPPTTTPDPIASFCSGKPDGLYPNPTDQGSYFQCFRGNTYLHQCQPGLVYVDECKCCNWP